The Lycium barbarum isolate Lr01 chromosome 4, ASM1917538v2, whole genome shotgun sequence nucleotide sequence AGATCATTTCACAACACATGTCCGAtataacttaaatatattacAACATAAATCAAAACTGCCGACATGGAGAAAAGACAAGCTCTTAAGGATCAACAAATACAGAGGGGATATCTATAACATTGTAATAAGGAGACCTTAAGTAGAGGAAATTAAGGACAACAGAAAATTATTTCGGTATTCAGTAAAACTGAAATACCGAACAGTATTTTTAttgaataccgaataccgaaaccgaatacagtattttttaattttattcccgaaaaccgaaccgaaattctcggttcggttcggtaattcgattTTCAgtgttttatgcccagccctaggtGTTATTCTACTGGAGATTTGACGAGAAGAAGACCAATGAGGAGCAAAAGAGAAAGCTATTGCTTGGTTGATCATCAAAAATTGATGTGGACAGCAGACTGTGACTTTAAATGATTGAAATTGTTAATCTAATAGCAAGTTCTTAGTTTGTTTGTTCTGTATTGACACATCTTGATTTAAACTTTATTTGTAATCATGTAGCTATGTTTTTTGGAATATGAAGCCAACATGACAGTAAAAAGGGCTAATAGTAGAGAGTAATGTATGTTTCATGTTGTATCATATGAGACTGTACCTCCAATTAAAGAATATAGTGACTTTTCGTCTTTCGTGTGAACAGTATGCCTGCTTTGGCATGCTATTTGAGATTTGTTGAGCATATAGCTCGGATGTTCAAGAGTTTGAGAGTTACCTATATCTCTAAGAATCCTACTGTCCTTGCCCTTATTAAGGAGATACAAGATGATTTTGACTTATGGAAGGCTGCAATTAGACTCATGTATTATGTTGAAGAACCTTTTAAAAGGTCTaattaacaaaaacaacaattCGGGCATATGCCCGTGCATCTAGTCAAGTTAATAAGATGTTAGCCATGTGTTTCAAATACATTACCTTTGATCTCATTGtaattatttctaatattatgaatatttgaGTAATTTAGTTCAAAgtttaaaaatatttatcttaAAAAGTAGATAACTTTATCTTTCTTTTATTATATGAATTTTATACTTCTTTTTACAATCTTCAATTTTGTCTAAGAtaaaataagttcataatattcATCTGTAACAAGTTTTGGAGCTTCAAAAGTTTGGGGGTCTAAAGCAAAATTTTTACTAGACTTCACTTGAGCCACCCCTAATTTGGAAAGAAGGACATTCTATGAGAACAATTGTTCACTCAAAAAGTCGCTCAACTTTGTTTTCTAACTAAAAAGTCACCCAACTAAGGGTAGTCTCCTCAGAAACTCATTCAACTTTGTTTTCTAAcccaaaagtcactcaactattggTACTTCACTTAGAAGATTACCTAACCTATTTAAGTGATATTTTCATTAAATTTTGCTGACATgtaatttttatttaaagccaacTTACATAAATTGACAAAAAATATATTGAAAAATCAGTATATTAATTTACACAAAAAATATATTGGAAAATCAATATCTTGAAGGACACAAAATGAGTTTTGGTGCATTGGATATAATGTGAAGTTGCAAACGATTAACAGTTATGGTGATCGGTGATATATAAGCAGCAGTGAGAAGCAGAGAAATCAAAGAAGTACCTGatagtttttaaataaaaatactatTTTTCCATCTAATTCAGTGGATGTGTAAGTTGCTCAATTAGAATATTGattttctaaatatttttcaataTAAATTTTCTGTATGAAATAAGATAttgatttttcaatttttttttttgtcaatttaTGTAAGTTGTATTGGCTCATATTTTTAGCTGGTCGGCTCAAATAGGGGTGAGTTAATAAAATGGTTAAAATGAgtatatttttatttcttaaaaaaatggCTTTGAATAAAAATTCCATGTCAGCAAAATTTAATGAAAAAATTACTTAAATAGGTTAAGTGAATTTCTAAGTGAAATAAAAATAATTGAGTGACATTTGGGTTAGAcaacaaagttgagtgactttctgagaCCATTTGAGATATTATCTCCATAACCTATTAATGGCCGCAACTAAGTTGAAGGGAAAGTCTGAGttaattacaaaaatattaaaaaagGAAAGCATTAGAGAAATATGTAAGAAAACATCTTTTAACAAAGTTAAATTTGTCCAAGAGTCATAATCCTTTTCTTCAATTCCAACTTTACAAAAAGAAATTGCTACTTCTATTGATAACCAAAACACTTGTCATTTAACTCTAAAGGCACATGTTTAtgtaaaaaacaaaaataaggacAATTTATGATAGAAGACATTATTAGTTGTTACACAAGATGACTCAATGAGATTGCTATTATGCACAATAGAAGAAGCGTTTAGTTCGAATTTTACTTGTCTTATTGTGGGAATGAGATAGAActtttatacatatatgtgtCATACCTGGAAGGAGCATTGAAGGAATACCTGTCTTGAGTTTAGTCGGAATTTTACTTGTCTTAAAGCCTTATTTTTCACTGTAACATCTATTGAAATGCTACATGATCTTTCCGCATTCTTCTTGTTATTTATATCTCGACATTTGTAATACAAAATAACCAGTTAATCAAAGGAAATAAATCAAACTTTTTCTGGTCTATAACATTTTTGGCAAAGGAtaaagcacgacatttcatcaaACTCATGTAGACATAAACTGGTTAAAGTAATTAATGTGGTTCAATGACCTAATCAAGTTGCGGGAATATTTTTTCCCTCATGCCATATATATGAGATTTGATCGCATGAATGAAGATtctaattcatatatatatatatatatatatatatatatatatatatatagacacacacacacacatatacatacacactaATAACATGTTTATATGAGCAAATTTGTAGAAACTAGAAAtggttatttttttctttaataaaaGAAGTACTACCTATTATGAAGAGTTAAATTATTGGCTacatttttcagaaaaaaatGATTCTTCTGCTTAGTAGCAAGTGTAATTTTTCTGTTgcaaattttatatatttttcttgACAAAAAGTAGAAAATTTATTTTTCCAAACAATTAAAATTTCCTtactaaaaaaattatttttgctaAAATATATTACTTAAATTAACATATGTGTATTTCAACTATAAATAGAATTACGTAAGCTGTAGATATGTCCAAACTATCTTCACTAAGACATATTTAACGATGCACTTTCATATATTTTAATCACTATATATAGATTAAGTAATTATATAAGATGTCTGCTATCATTACTTTGATTAACTAAGTTATTCAGACTCTTTAAAAGTGTTGCCGCACTCATGTCGGATTcttcaaaaatacactactttgaAGGATTCGACAGGCATCCGACGACATTTTaggagagtccgagtaacattGCTGATTACTATATTTATATAGACATTAAAAATTAACGtgttttatattttaattttttttttttttgaaaaggttaACTAAAGAATATCTAAACCATTTATCTATTAACCTAACGCTAATTGTTTTTTGTTTAGTGAACATCTTTTTTTGTTTACCTGAAATCCCAGTGTGAACATCTTTTGAAAAATGAAACATAGGGGAAAGCGAATGAAACAAAATGTTATGACAACATTACTCAAATCCATTAACTAAATCCAATAATAACTCATTTTGAGATTACCCAAATCCTATTAATCAAATCCATTAATAACTCATTTTGTCCTATAAATAAGTTAGACAATAACATCAGTGTCATTAAACCTGAGAACCCCAAAAACTCTGGTTTTCTTTCTCTCAAAAAACATGTCTCAAGGTCCCTCTTTTGCTACTCGTACATCTGAGTCGATTCTTAATCCTAGAGTTGTTGAAGTCGAcgaaaaaatagaagaagaagtggaggaggaggaggaggaggagttgGTGAATGATATATCTGCGTCGATTCTTGATAATAGAGTTGATGATATCAATGAAGAAATAGAAGAAGTAGAAGAAGAGGATGAGGACGCGGAGGAGTTTGCGAATAATATATCTGAATTGATTCTTGATCACAGAGTTGATGAAATCGATCAAGAAATAGAAGAAGAGGAGGCAGAGGCGGAGgcgaaggaagaagaagaggttGCGAATGATATATCTGAGCCGATTCTTGATGATGCTCCTGATGAAATGGATGAAGAAATTATTGAAGAAGAACAGGAGGAAGAAGAGTTTGCTAGTGACATAACTGAGAGAGTTTTTAGTATGATACAAGAAGTGGAGGTGGCACAGGAGTTTGTGAATAATATATCTGAGTCAATTTTTGGTATTAGCCTTGATGATGAAGTTGTTGTAGAATTTatagaagaagaggaggaggaagaggaagaggagttTGAGATTGACTTATCTGAGAGGATTCTAAGAATTATACAAGAAGTAGAGGTGGCACGGGAGTTTGCGAATAACATATCTGAGTCGATTTTTGGTAATAGTCttgatgatgaaattgttgaagaAATTATAGAAGAAGAGGacgaggaggaagaagaagaggagtttGAGGCTGAAATATCTGAGAATCTAGAAATAAGAACATATTATGCTCCTGTTGCTCTAAATATAGATGTTAATGAAGGTGATGCTGCTCTTGAGGAACAAGAAGCATGTGCTATCTGCTTATTTGAATATCAAGATGAAGATATCATTGGCACACTTCGATGCGGCCATGAATTTCATGGAGATTGCATCATCAAGTGGTTGCAGAGGAAGAAAGTGTGTTTGCAGAGCTCACTCCGGTTTTGCTCACACATGACTCCTACAGTATTCTTAATCTTGTGAATTCAATAACAGTAGTATTGTTATTTTCTTTTTGTAGGGGTCATCTTAGTGATGAGCTATCATCTTTTTAGTCTTTCCTTTTCAAGATCTCATGTATGTATTTGCTTGAGTACATTTATTTGGCTGATGAGCATTCTAAACAAACTGAGTTAGAAAAGATTAGCCTGCATTGCACGTTCGATATGTGATACTCATCTAGATGATTTTGTTGGCAAAAGAACTGATCTTTGATGATGAGTTATGTTTATTGGCTTGAAGAGGTGACATTTATTGTCCTATGAATCTATGATCTTGGTTGATTATTTTCCAAAGGCAgcctggtgcactaagctcccgctatgcgcggggtccgggaaaggggcggaccacaagggtctattgtacgcagccttaccttgcatttctgcaagagactgttttcacggctcgaacccgtgacctcctggttaCATGACAACAACTTTAGCAGTTGCGCCAAGGCTCTTATTCTGGTTGATTACTTTCCAAAATAAGACTAATTCCAATATGAATTGTTTGGTTGATTGCATCTCTGAAGCATGTGCATGATGCTTGATGATGTTTGTTATACAACTATGTCTCAATTCCTAGCTAGTCCGGATGACTATATGAATCTTCCTAATCCATGTGGCTCCTTTTAAACTCATCTAAGTGTATTTATGTATTGTGATGATTATCATAAATCAAGTAGATTGCCGCTTCAGAAGCAACATTTCACAAGAGACATGAACTGATGTACTCCATTACTTCTCAAAAGAGGCTCTGTCTCTGTCTGGACACAAGTTACCTAGTTTATTGATTAGTTTTGAACTTCTTTAGGGATAGAAGGGCTTTCAAGTAACAACGGAAATCTATAATTAGGACTCAGTTACAAGTGGAACTAGAGGGGAAACATCGATTTTCTGTTAAATTATTCTCGGATGTCTTTACCTCATACACAAATTACTTACCTATTTCCATCATTTGGTTGCTAATTCTGTATTCAGCTTGATGAAGGACCATTCAATAGTACAAAACCAGAACATGAATAAATATCACTGATTCGAGATTGCTATTTTTGGCTAGCAAGATGGTATCAGTCTACAGAAAAGGAACAAAAATAAGCAAAAGGTCCGGATATTTTGGCCCAGAGGTCCAACGAGCTTCGTACAATAACAACATATAAGGAAATGGACATGCAACTcatttggaaattggaaattaTCTGATTTAGGAAAGGTAATTAAAAGTGCACTGCTTTATATCTCATATCTAAATTTAAGGGATTAATGAGTCCCATGCAGAACTCTGATATGATGGTAAAGAACTACATATTTGGTCAAGAAACTTCTCACTCAACGTATTAAGACATTGTTTAAAACAAATATAATTTTGTCTTTCATGCTTTCAGGCAAAAGCTTTTTTATAAACAGTATAAGTTCTGAATCATGAGAGACAAAATGTTTGAATTGTGGAAACTGAATGTGTGCAGTGGAATTCATTCTTGGAAAACTAACTGCAACCACATTGTTGGACTTTTTAGTATCTGCGGTTAGGAACATTATTTAT carries:
- the LOC132637851 gene encoding uncharacterized protein LOC132637851, which encodes MSQGPSFATRTSESILNPRVVEVDEKIEEEVEEEEEEELVNDISASILDNRVDDINEEIEEVEEEDEDAEEFANNISELILDHRVDEIDQEIEEEEAEAEAKEEEEVANDISEPILDDAPDEMDEEIIEEEQEEEEFASDITERVFSMIQEVEVAQEFVNNISESIFGISLDDEVVVEFIEEEEEEEEEEFEIDLSERILRIIQEVEVAREFANNISESIFGNSLDDEIVEEIIEEEDEEEEEEEFEAEISENLEIRTYYAPVALNIDVNEGDAALEEQEACAICLFEYQDEDIIGTLRCGHEFHGDCIIKWLQRKKVCLQSSLRFCSHMTPTVFLIL